The Plectropomus leopardus isolate mb unplaced genomic scaffold, YSFRI_Pleo_2.0 unplaced_scaffold23354, whole genome shotgun sequence genome has a segment encoding these proteins:
- the LOC121966167 gene encoding putative GTP-binding protein 6, with the protein MRTLRRLQSWCPLLQRRCSSLCQRPAVCRLLLAPHFAPAASCSGASAQHIKRFSLSACRSRNKDDSSSGEHAGFNHEEEGEEEEEDFIDDREVEELFQLQVPAGEHQQHRVFIVHPDVKWGSRKQHLTTAELMMAEAVGLVNTLDDWRVVDTIILSTKTPEKKRIFGKGNFLSLTERIRRTAGITAVFVNVERLSALSERELEEAWGVKVFDRYSMVLHIFRCNARTKEAKLQISLAEIPLLRSRLKNEMANLDQQGGGSRYIGGSGETLFEVQQRLLKEREMKIRSALEKLRRKRHLLRSQRKHKEFPTVSVLGYTNC; encoded by the exons ATGAGGACACTGAGGAGGCTCCAGTCCTGGTGTCCTCTCCTGCAGAGAcgctgctcctctctctgtcagagACCAGCGGTCTGCAGACTCCTGCTCGCTCCTCATTTTGCTCCTGCAGCCAGCTGCTCAGGTGCGTCTGCGCAGCACATCAAGAGGTTTTCTCTGTCCGCGTGCAGGTCCAGAAACAAAGATGACTCCAGCAGCGGTGAGCACGCGGGATTTAACcatgaggaggagggggaggaggaggaggaggacttcATAGATgacagagaggtggaggagctgTTTCAGCTGCAGGTCCCTGCAGGAGAGCATCAGCAGCACAGAGTGTTCATCGTGCACCCTGATGTGAAGTGGGGCAGCAGGAAGCAGCACCTGACCACAG CTGAGCTGATGATGGCCGAGGCCGTGGGGCTGGTGAACACTCTGGACGACTGGAGAGTCGTGGACACGATCATCCTCTCCACCAAGAcaccagagaagaagaggatATTTGGCAAAggcaacttcctgtctctcacaG aGAGAATCAGGAGAACAGCAGGAATCACTGCGGTGTTTGTGAACGTGGAGCGTCTGTCGGCTCTGTCTGAG AGGGAGCTCGAGGAGGCCTGGGGGGTTAAAGTCTTTGACAGATACTCGATGGTCCTCCACATCTTCAGGTGCAACGCCAGGACGAAAGAGGCCAAGTTACAGATCTCTCTGGCAGAGATCCCTTTGTTAAG ATCTcgtctgaaaaatgaaatggcAAATTTGGATCAGCAGGGCGGAGGATCGAGATACATCGGAGGTTCAG GTGAGACTCTGTTCGAGGTGCAGCAGAGACTGCTGAAGGAGCGCGAGATGAAGATTCGCTCAGCGCTGGAGAAACTGCGGAGAAAAAGGCACCTGCTGCGATCTCAGCGCAAACACAAGGAGTTCCCCACCGTCTCTGTGTTAGGATATACCAACTGTG